In Fimbriiglobus ruber, a genomic segment contains:
- a CDS encoding DUF1501 domain-containing protein, whose translation MRPPVLQAGAAGNLCPRRSRRRDPDRTPKDRPVKVSDLHASICHALGINPNKEAMTPLRRPMKLVDNGKPVAERFS comes from the coding sequence GTGCGGCCCCCAGTTCTCCAGGCCGGAGCGGCGGGAAACCTGTGCCCTCGTCGAAGTCGCCGCCGCGATCCCGACCGAACCCCGAAGGACCGGCCGGTCAAGGTGAGCGACCTGCACGCCTCGATCTGCCACGCCCTGGGCATCAACCCGAACAAGGAAGCGATGACCCCGCTCCGGCGGCCGATGAAGTTGGTCGACAACGGCAAGCCGGTCGCCGAACGGTTCTCGTGA
- a CDS encoding DUF2784 domain-containing protein, translated as MYGYLADAVVFFHVLYVAYVVLGQLVVMVAGTARWAWGRNPWFRFTHLAAIGFVAFEEFIGMRCPLTVWEEKLRLLAGQSVHEGTFLGRFLHDMLFIDGTFSSQSIAVMHVACAILVVQAALMYPPRWFRTGTTNEGRHSAVSMQPAV; from the coding sequence ATGTACGGCTATTTGGCCGACGCGGTAGTGTTTTTTCACGTCCTGTACGTGGCTTACGTCGTTCTCGGGCAACTGGTGGTGATGGTCGCCGGGACGGCCCGGTGGGCGTGGGGGCGGAACCCGTGGTTCCGGTTCACGCACCTCGCGGCCATCGGCTTCGTCGCGTTCGAGGAATTCATCGGCATGCGGTGCCCGCTGACCGTGTGGGAAGAAAAGCTCCGCCTGCTCGCCGGGCAGTCGGTCCACGAAGGGACGTTCCTCGGACGCTTCCTGCACGATATGCTGTTCATCGACGGCACGTTCTCGTCCCAGTCGATCGCCGTCATGCACGTGGCGTGTGCCATCCTGGTCGTGCAGGCTGCGTTGATGTACCCGCCGCGGTGGTTCCGCACGGGCACGACGAACGAAGGCCGTCACTCGGCGGTCTCCATGCAACCGGCGGTGTGA